In Bacillus cereus ATCC 14579, a single window of DNA contains:
- a CDS encoding winged helix-turn-helix transcriptional regulator, translated as MEHNSCLCPKFESAFTLLSKKWTGLIIKSLLEESKRFREIADIIPNMSDRMLSERLKELESEGIVVRNVYPEVPVRIEYGLTDKGKALESVMDEVQNWAEKWMK; from the coding sequence ATGGAGCATAATTCTTGTTTATGTCCAAAGTTTGAGTCAGCTTTTACTCTGCTTAGTAAGAAGTGGACTGGCTTAATTATTAAATCTTTGCTTGAAGAGTCGAAACGTTTTAGAGAAATCGCAGATATTATCCCAAATATGAGCGATCGTATGTTGTCAGAGCGTTTAAAGGAATTGGAAAGCGAGGGCATTGTAGTTCGTAATGTCTATCCAGAAGTACCAGTTCGAATCGAGTATGGCTTAACTGACAAGGGAAAAGCGTTAGAAAGTGTTATGGATGAGGTCCAAAATTGGGCTGAGAAATGGATGAAGTAG
- a CDS encoding DegV family protein: MKIAIVTDSTAYIPKQIRDELNIYMIPLNVVFGTESYQEEAEISADDFYVKVREQEELPKTSQPAIGKFVELYEELAKDYDAVISIHLSSGISGTYQTSTTAGQMVEGIDVYTYDSEISCEVQGFYVREGAKLASEGKNPKEIIARFDEMKKTMDAYFVVDDLHHLQRGGRLNSAQAFIGSLLQVKPVLYFRDKIIIPFEKIRTRKKALKRIIEIFDEQASKGVPMEAVIIHAQREEEANEWKKELEAKYPHVTIRTGYFGAVIGTHLGEGALGLGWYTK; encoded by the coding sequence ATGAAAATAGCTATTGTTACTGATAGTACGGCATATATACCGAAGCAAATTCGTGATGAACTCAATATATATATGATTCCATTAAACGTTGTGTTTGGAACAGAATCTTATCAAGAAGAAGCTGAAATTTCAGCAGATGATTTTTATGTGAAAGTACGTGAACAAGAGGAACTTCCAAAAACTTCTCAACCAGCAATCGGAAAGTTTGTTGAGCTATATGAAGAACTAGCTAAAGATTATGATGCAGTTATTAGTATTCACCTATCAAGTGGAATTAGTGGTACATATCAAACATCAACGACAGCTGGACAGATGGTAGAGGGTATTGATGTATACACGTATGACTCTGAAATTAGTTGTGAAGTACAAGGATTTTATGTGCGTGAAGGTGCAAAGTTAGCAAGTGAAGGAAAGAACCCAAAAGAGATTATCGCTCGTTTTGATGAAATGAAGAAAACGATGGACGCCTATTTTGTAGTTGATGATTTACATCATTTACAACGTGGTGGTCGATTGAATAGCGCGCAAGCTTTCATCGGCAGTCTGTTACAAGTGAAGCCAGTTTTATATTTTAGAGATAAAATCATTATTCCGTTTGAAAAGATTCGTACACGTAAAAAAGCATTAAAACGTATCATTGAAATTTTTGATGAGCAAGCAAGTAAAGGTGTACCTATGGAAGCAGTTATCATTCATGCACAACGTGAAGAAGAAGCGAATGAATGGAAGAAAGAATTAGAAGCAAAATATCCTCACGTCACAATTCGTACAGGTTATTTTGGAGCTGTAATTGGTACGCACTTAGGTGAAGGTGCATTAGGTCTTGGATGGTATACGAAGTAA
- a CDS encoding YigZ family protein → MLLQYLTIKDYGEHEIVIQKSRFICYISRATTEEEAQEFIQKIKKQHWNATHNCSAYLIGEQDHIQKANDDGEPSGTAGVPMLEVLKKRGLKDTVVVVTRYFGGIKLGAGGLIRAYGKCTSEGINHVGVVQRKLMRVMQTEIDYTLLGKVENELRNSKYAIKDIHYLENVTFDTYVEEDGKQAFTDWMIELTNGKCTITEGDMLYLEQDVI, encoded by the coding sequence GTGCTATTACAATATTTAACAATCAAAGACTACGGCGAACACGAAATCGTCATTCAAAAATCAAGATTTATTTGTTATATTAGCCGAGCAACGACTGAGGAAGAGGCTCAAGAATTTATACAAAAAATAAAAAAACAACATTGGAATGCAACACATAATTGTTCCGCTTATTTAATTGGCGAACAAGATCATATTCAAAAAGCAAATGATGACGGCGAGCCTAGCGGTACAGCTGGCGTACCAATGCTGGAAGTACTTAAAAAACGTGGACTAAAAGATACCGTTGTTGTTGTAACACGCTATTTTGGTGGCATTAAACTTGGTGCAGGTGGATTAATTCGTGCATATGGAAAGTGTACAAGCGAAGGCATTAATCATGTCGGTGTTGTCCAGCGAAAACTAATGCGTGTGATGCAAACCGAGATTGATTACACATTACTTGGCAAAGTGGAAAATGAATTACGCAATTCAAAATATGCCATTAAAGATATTCATTATCTAGAAAATGTCACATTTGATACGTATGTAGAAGAAGACGGCAAACAAGCATTTACAGATTGGATGATTGAATTAACAAACGGGAAATGTACAATTACAGAAGGAGATATGTTGTACTTAGAACAAGATGTTATCTAA
- a CDS encoding LCP family protein, giving the protein MEERYYHLQNSRIKKKRRRKLFFFLIFAFLFGSIGVYVLNSYSSLMGMYSGFTREKSDLRNKDVEITKEPFTILIMGIEDYATDGQNGRTDSLMFATVNPKTQKISLMSIPRDSRVKIVGKNKEDKINAAHAYGGEEMAIKTVEGFLKVPVDHYLKIDFQGFKGIVDAVGGVTVDVPFDFWERSDVDYYKKIQFKQGQQNLNGEEALAYVRMRKQDPNGDYGRAARQRQLLAAVAHKLNSTSTVFKIKDLTAVVGKYIKTDIPISDGLALYNKLSGFDPSTMQTLKLEGEDKKIGGIYYFLPDPISVETVRNEIEKELGEKAKNPTTKNNSNPDLNSSSNSNEQTKKETNQNKTPTDPPPSTNAHAEWIMRNQP; this is encoded by the coding sequence ATGGAAGAACGTTATTATCATCTCCAAAATAGCAGAATAAAAAAGAAGCGAAGAAGGAAACTTTTCTTCTTCCTTATTTTCGCATTTTTATTTGGCAGCATAGGAGTTTATGTGTTAAATTCTTACTCTTCTCTTATGGGGATGTATAGTGGTTTTACTCGTGAAAAATCAGATTTAAGAAACAAAGATGTAGAAATTACAAAAGAACCTTTTACAATTCTCATTATGGGTATAGAAGATTATGCGACAGATGGTCAAAATGGTCGTACAGACTCATTAATGTTTGCAACAGTCAATCCAAAAACGCAAAAGATTTCACTTATGAGTATTCCTCGTGATTCTCGAGTTAAAATTGTTGGCAAAAATAAGGAAGACAAAATTAACGCTGCCCATGCTTACGGCGGAGAAGAAATGGCAATCAAAACTGTCGAAGGCTTTCTAAAAGTTCCTGTAGACCATTATCTGAAAATTGATTTCCAAGGCTTTAAAGGTATCGTTGATGCTGTTGGCGGCGTTACCGTTGACGTACCCTTCGATTTCTGGGAGCGCTCTGACGTGGATTACTACAAAAAAATTCAGTTTAAGCAAGGACAGCAAAACTTAAACGGTGAAGAAGCACTTGCTTACGTCCGTATGCGAAAGCAAGATCCAAATGGCGATTATGGTCGAGCTGCTAGACAAAGACAATTACTGGCCGCTGTTGCTCATAAACTAAACTCCACCTCTACTGTATTTAAAATTAAAGATTTAACAGCTGTCGTTGGAAAATATATAAAAACCGACATTCCTATTTCAGACGGACTTGCTCTTTACAATAAACTTTCTGGATTTGATCCTTCTACAATGCAAACGTTAAAGCTTGAAGGCGAAGACAAAAAGATAGGCGGTATTTATTACTTCCTTCCAGATCCAATCAGTGTAGAAACGGTGCGTAACGAAATTGAAAAAGAATTAGGAGAAAAAGCAAAAAATCCAACTACAAAAAACAACTCAAATCCTGATTTAAATTCAAGTTCTAACTCTAACGAACAAACAAAAAAAGAGACAAACCAAAATAAAACACCAACTGATCCGCCACCTTCTACAAATGCTCATGCAGAGTGGATTATGCGCAATCAGCCGTAA